ACACCGATCCCAGCATACTCGATCATAGACAGATCGTTTTCGTTATCACCAATCGCCATTGTTTCTGACTGAGAAATACCTAAATGCTCTGCAAGCTTCGCCAGCGCATTACCTTTACTAGCTTCTTTATTCAAAATTTCATAGTAAAAATCCGTACTTTTCACAGTAGTGTATTTACGAACAAATTCATCTGGTAGTTGATTGATTGCTCTGTCTAAAATTTCTGGTTCATCGATCATCATCATTTTGATAATTGACATATCTGGAGTCATCTCATCAACTGTTCGATATTTTAAAGGCATGTCAACAAGAGAAGCTTCATGCACCGTGTATTTCCCGATATCCCGATTTGCTGTATAAATTGTTTTATCATCGATTGTATGCAAATGTGTTCCAACTTTTCGAGACATTAATTCTATTTCTAAAAAGTCGTCATAACTCAAAGTGTATTGAGAGATGATCTCGTTGGACTTTGTTGCCTGTACTAAAGAACCATTATACGTGATTACATAATCGTTATCGCCATATAAATCCAATTCAGTAAGTTGTTCTTTTACCCCCGGCAAAGGACGTCCTGTACATAATACGATATACATACCACTTTGATTGGCTTTTTGAAGTGTTTCTTTCACTTTGGGCGTGATTTTTCTGTTTGAATCCAATAATGTTCCATCAATATCGATTGCAACTAATTTGACTGACATAAGTTCCTCCTAAGGTGTACTCTTTAATTTTTTCCTTCAACTAATGCACCATTGTGAATATATGCTGTAAATTCACGATAGGTGTCATCAAATAAATCATAATGTTGCTGTCTTTTTGGGTCAACCATTTCTTTTGGAAAATAAAAACGTTCATCAATTTGAGTTTGACCAGCAAGTGCAGCCA
This sequence is a window from Enterococcus sp. 7F3_DIV0205. Protein-coding genes within it:
- the yidA gene encoding sugar-phosphatase, producing MSVKLVAIDIDGTLLDSNRKITPKVKETLQKANQSGMYIVLCTGRPLPGVKEQLTELDLYGDNDYVITYNGSLVQATKSNEIISQYTLSYDDFLEIELMSRKVGTHLHTIDDKTIYTANRDIGKYTVHEASLVDMPLKYRTVDEMTPDMSIIKMMMIDEPEILDRAINQLPDEFVRKYTTVKSTDFYYEILNKEASKGNALAKLAEHLGISQSETMAIGDNENDLSMIEYAGIGVAMGNATESVKLAADIQTTSNDEDGVAEVLLKYI